Within the Setaria viridis chromosome 3, Setaria_viridis_v4.0, whole genome shotgun sequence genome, the region GCTCGCACGGCTGAGAGTGAGGGAGAGCCAAAGAGCAAGCTGCCGTCGCCCGATCGTCGGCGTCGGCAATTTCGGCATCCTGCTACAGCCTCACGCTTCCCATGCCGCCTGCCTGCCGTGGCATCTCAGTCCACACTGCTCTCCAGAGCATCCGGCCGTAGTAGCTGGCTCCATAGGCCTCGCGCCTTCCTAGATAGCTGTGGTCGCCCTCCATTGCTTTGATAGTGAGGAAATCATCACCGACATGAATTGAGCGGCTCCATTGGAGCCTTCGGAGTGAGCTACGAATGAGGATTGAGGTTGAGGACATGGACAACAGAAGAGGTGAAGATAAGATAGCGAAGGATAGAACGAGGGGTGTTTGCTGAAACTAGACAGACAGAGTTCATGGACCAAGGTCCCACTTGTAAGAACCATCTTAAACATACACATGCACATCCATGTCTGTTAAGTTAAGATGGGAATATTTTCTTTGCCTTCTCTAGATTTCTAACTCCCGTATTAGTACGTATCATTTcatgtgttttttttccattcttCTATTTTCACACTTCCTTCCTATTCCTTTCATgcgttttttttcctttcctctgttTTGGAATCCTCTGTTCCAAACAGGCCTGAAGTTTTCACCAGCACTCCTAGGAAGtacctccgtttcaaattgtaagtcgttttggtttttctaagtTTACAGATATTATTATACCTCCAGACATACACtacatctaagtgcatagcaaaaactatgcacttagaaaagataaaacgacCTAATGGACCCACCCATTAATCCAAAACCTATAAAAAGATGAGGACAACTGAATATTACTTACTCAGCTACACTAATTCACCGAGGTGTCAGTTTAGGTTCAGATGAAACCTTATGCTTGTTGAATGAACTGGACGAAAAAGCCCGCTTCACTGGCCAGATTGTTTTAACTTCAGCATGGGAGAATGGGACTATGCTGAAGTACCTTACAGCCTGCATTAGGCAGGATTAGAAGTCAGAAACACACTTGATATAGATATTTCTTTCCATAGACTACGCAGGATAATACTGATAAAACCTTTGTTACACTTACATCTTAAATCCTCAAAGATACAAGGGATAGAGAATCTGAAGTAAACCCCACAAAGCAAAGAAATTTGTCCACTAAATAATACTCGCTCCTCCCCCAAATATAAGGCGTGTTTTACTTTGTTACGACAAGCCTTTGACCAATGATTAAtctattactccctccatcctaaattactattcaccttggggttgtccTATCCTACGTCAAACTTGTCTAACTTGGACAAAGCTTATaaaatataataatatctaccaTAACAAATAAAATCcctatcaaaatatattccatGGTGGATTTAATAAAATAAATTTGGTATCATAGATGTTATTATATCTTTCAAAAAATTTGGTCAAGGTTAGACAACTTTGACTTAGGGTGAACCTAAAGTGAATCGTAATTTGGAACGATGGGAGTAGAAGATGTGTAAGCCAGCTTGAGATGAACCAGCTAACTTTGTGATCCGAAAACAATGTTATTAGATTCATGTTTCAAAGTACTTACTTATGATTATGATTTTGCATGACCTAAGTGACATAGTAGAGCAATTGTAACTTGTAAGTCATCTCCTAATGAAACAATATGTGCCTcttttgggacggaaggagtacatAACGCAAAAAAAATTTAGTACCAATGAAATCAATGATTATTGGGAGCATCCATGCCTGTAATATGAAGACCAACTACATGGAAAAGATTGTCGAGGGTTCTGATGATGCCTTCCTAGGAGGACAATTGTTATGGAACCAATTGTAAATGCTGTCTTTTAAAATGTTGCTGAACTGGATTGTACTAATGTGCAGATGGATCTTTATATGAGACAATGGAGCAGAAGGTGCAAGAAGCTCCAAGGATTATGTGGGTGGATGGGTCATAAGTGCAATCGGAGCTCGTTTTACTGATCAGTTGAGTGTTCATAACAAGTACCTCAGGTGGAACTTAGTTGTGTGATTGATGTAAGTGCTGACACTAAAACAGTTTGCTGGTTTTATTGGGGAAAAGTTCGTTATTTGTAAAATAGATCAACGTCAGCAATTAAAGGCAGAGTGAAGAAGAGAAGATAGCTACTTAAATAGCCCTGAATCCTACTGCTACTGGTTACCACCATGCCAGGATGAAGTGCAACTCGGTGGTAGAAATTGCTGAAGGTACTAACGCCACCTTCCTGAGAGGGCGATACAAGATAAGAACTTTAGTTGcttcctttaaaaaaaaatccgaaTTTTCAGCAAATTCCGTGGAGAACATAAGAATTTCAGCAAGGGCAAACGAGTGGTGAAAAAAATAGGGGTCTGTGAGGAAGCCGGATCCATGATGTACGTATCTAGTTGAAATATGAGCTAAGATTCCACCGAAAAGTAGAAGATCAAATCAAACTGGAGATTGTACGTACCGAAGCAGTGCGTGTGACCGGGGCGACGGCCATGCCAAGGCGGCCTGTCGATCTGATGTACACCCCGGAGGAGAGCTTCTGAATCAACAAGAGGCCGGCCATCTCCGCTCCTGGCTTCAATTTCTCCCGCGAAATTTCTGGAAGAACAGCACACCTTAGACAGATTGATCTCGCCTGGCGTGCGGAAGGAGAACCTAATCTGCCCGTGGGCGTACCGCGCAACAGAGAAGTTCGGATCGGAGATTGTAGACCAAACCAAATTACTCCTATCTCGGAGAGGGGGATGACTGATGAGGTCCGTCTTCTATTAGGGCACGATATCTAGTCTTCCTGTTGCCAATCCCAAAGAGTCGAATTTAGAAACATGCCACCCAAAAAGGGTCGCTTTGAGAATTTTCCATGCCAAAGCCCAAAGGAAGGGCGATTGGTTTCCTTGTTAAGGATGTTTTTGGTATATTTTCTCATTTCCCACGGGCCGTGCCATTTTCCCACCCTGTGTTGCTACACGGCCTAgccagaattttttttatttttttatttctttttacacttttgcagaaataaataccCAGCAAAAAATTAGCAAATCTAGACCTATATCGCCGGATGAAATGGCTACCGCCGTTTGAACCGACAGTAAGAAAAGTTACCGCCGTTTTAGCCGACAGTATCTGTGCAAGGAATAAAAAAATCGGAAATAGGGCGCCACGTCAGCAAACGTGCAACACTGTGGCGCCAGGTCAGGAGGGAAACCGTTTACTGCCGTCTGAAACGGCGGGCGGCACGTGGAATCCTAGCGGCCGTGGGGCCCATGGAGTTACCGCCGGATGAAGCGGCGGTAACAGTCTTCCGCCATTTGAAATGGCGGGAGCGGGAAGATCAGTCGGGGGTAGGCGCCCCGCGCTTTAAAACCGAAGaacggccggggccggggcgcgcCAGTTCATTtgggagaagagaaagaaagcgagggaggagaggaggggggaggagaggagagtaggggagaagagagggaggggagaaggGTGGAGATTGAAGCGAAGCATTGCCGGATCTTCGCTTCGTTTCAGGTATTATTTGAAATCTCGTAGTAgctcgtccaaaggtgcaaagggtgtcaattcttctccaaaCAACAACATCTACCAGCCCAGGCCttgcgcaccatcccaccatcctagcccttcgcatgctggtgGTTGGATATGGTCGGAACCTTCAGGACCGCTCCAGGCGGTTACACTCATATCTTagtggcagttgacaaattcaccaagtggattgaggtcaaggccGTCACTACCATCGAGTCGGCTAAAGCCACTCAATTCATGGAGGACATCACACACCGCTCGGAATCCCATATAGGATTATCACCGACCTTGGCGCACAGTTCACAGGCTCCGAGTTCTGGGACTTTTGCCAAGATAATCTCATCGACGtatactactcctcagtagcgcaCCCGCACTACAACGGACAGATCGAACGTATACTACTCCTCATCAATTACCAGTAACTATCTGCCGTCAACAATTACTAGttcctccctccattctcttttgatagggtTATTTGCAAAACTAaatttttctcttttgatagtcctATTTGAGTTGCCATCTCGGGTTTGACATAGATGACTGCTCGATTCCCATGCAGAGTTGCCATCTCGGGTTTGACATAGATGACTGCTCGATTCCCATGCAGAGTAACTCCACTAGAAAAATAATCGGTGCATGTATATGAAGACATTGATACTGAGGATGCATGTATATGATAACGAGAAGTACATAATGACATAATTCATTAGATGATAAGCAAGTTCATTCTCCTTGATCATTGTGCTAAGGTGAAATATATCTATCAAAAGAgatcggagggagtatttgttgTCAACCTTAGTTACCGACCGATCACTAATCGTCAGTTACTAGTCACCAACTTATGATTAAAAATTTGAAAAGCCTGACCAAGCCTACCCCACACATCACGCACGTCCGGCGTCGTGGCTCGGCTAGACGAGACGAGCAAGCGCGAACGGGACACCCTTCCATCCCTCCCTTAACTTCTCAACTGGTGTAGGAGAGCTTCATTTTCTCAATTTCCAATGGGTTCTACCACCATTTATATGGGGCTTCGAACTTAATTGATTAATTAGTTTAATAGACCTGGCTGAATTAATCGAACAGCTTCTGAATTAATCTAACAAATATTTCCTGCAAATATTTGTCTGACACTCACACTACCAAACACTACGATATGAATAATTTTTTCAAGAAGACGTAATAATATTTTCTTTCCGGAAGCTGTAACAAAGCGACCAGTAATAGATACTCCTGCCAACACACAACAGGCTGTCTGGCGTTCACAATTGCTGCCTGGCAGGTTCAGAAACCGCTAAAGGTTGACTAAACACATACTACGTACGTGTAGGTCAACCCTTTGCGATCCAAACACTTATTACCTCCTCCAAACGACGGTGCAGACTTCCACTAATCGCCTTTACAAGCCACAAGCAATCACAAGTATATCAAGCTGCCGCAGCAGGTCAGAGAGGCCACAGTTTACACCACGCAACGCAAGACCTCAGAGGTCAAAGCAGATGGTTCAGCCTCATTTCATCGTTCCAGAAGGACTCGCTCACTCACCGCACGCACGTCTCCAACGTGATCGATTGATCCCGCAGCTCAGTCAGTCCACGCGCAGGTACAGCACGGCGAGAGTGTCCATAGCCTGGTACGGGTACTATTATTCCCGCTCACGCCGCCTTCAGGTTCCCGGCAACTTCGTTGGCGACAATCTTATGATAAGCTGATGAAGGATCATGTCAGCTGCTGATCAGCATCAGCTTGAGGCGATGCGGTTTCCCTGGTCAACTCGCACTTATCCTTTTAGCCAATCTCCGACTCCGAGCCAGTAGTCATTAACTTTTCAGACCGGAGCGTCTCTGTCAGTGCGGTTTAGACTTGCGGAGTCCAGGCGATTATTATTGTTTTTCGATTAAATCGTCGGTCGATTACTTATCCAAGTTAGAAAATTTCCTAGCGAACCGTGTGGTGGGTATGGGAATCGCGGTTGGAGCGTTTGGACTAGTTCACTGCTGAATGTTTCCACCAAAAATTGGAGAGACTTGAGTGTTCATTTCTGAAGGCGCCCTTCCCCAGCGATGTAGCACGAGCAGTCACAGTATTTTATTAGAGTGCAAGAAACACCAACTTTGCGAGGAGGACAACTGGGTATGTCTGGAAATTGCCACCAATCCTCGTGGATTATCTCTTGACACCAGATTAGGTACAGGGCATCTGCTTTAATTTGTGCATCAAAGGGCTAAAAAGAGGGAGCAGGCACAGTAAGCATGCATGCAGGCGCACAAAGACGGTGTGTTGCACACTGCTGCCTTAATGCCTTATAATCTATCACCCGCCACCACTCTCCCGGGCCTAAACTAGCAATCACGGTAGCTGGTGCCACGTTTAAATTGTGAAAGTGCCCACCAAACTCTGGGTTATAGATAGCACACTGGCACAGGGAAAACGACGTCCAATAAGACAAAGGCTGACTGTTTCTCGGTCCGGAACAAGTAGAGGATAAAGACGGACGAAAGGACTCGTCTCGTATGGCATCAAACCATCATGTGCTCGCATGACATCGAAAGGTCGTAAGGACAGTTGGAAGTTTCTGCTGTGCCAATGTGAGCCTTAGATAAGCGAGCAGATGAgaaaatatataaaagaaaGGCGGAATCGAGTGCAAGAAAGATTCCAAAattctactccatccgttccaaattgcagggcattttgacttttttacgttatgcatttagaaaagtcaaaacgagctacaatttggaacggagggagtacaatatAACCGCGTGTTGCTCGTATAGAAGGGAGCAGCACAAGTAACTCGAATAGCTTTGTATGTGTTGTGAAGCTAGACTACGTGTAGATAACCATTATCCCCAAATTTAAATTATGACAGTACCGCTGATAGGTCAACAGGATTGCATAAAAGGTGGTTGGATAATGGCAGCATCTGAATCTCGCAGGAATTTCATGGTAAACCTGCAGAACACATTAAACAGCTCCTCACAAGGTGTCGGCGTTGACTCAAAAACTTCCAGGTCCACCAACATCCTACACTGCCGTAGCAGCAGGAGTGGAGCGCTGTGCAGTGTACGCAATCCTAGCGCACGGTGCGCAGGTGCAGCGCACGGCAACCTGGCCGGCCGTTCACACACGCTGACACGCACCGCGCATGCGTCGGAGCGCCTTGTAAAATGGCAAGCGAGCGGACGCACTTTCCGTGACGCGGCGGCAGCTCACTCCCACCCGGCTGCGACGGCGCGTCCCGAACGGAAAACCCAGCCGGGCAACCACCCAGACCCCACCACGTCCCACGCGCAAACCACCGCGCCAACGCAACTACGACGAGCTCACACGACTGGCGCGCCCCGACACGAACCCAAGCCAAGTGGAGCCGGGAACGAACGCGCGCCCACGCCCGCGCTGACGCCACGCCACCAACACCCACCAAACCACgcctcctttcctttcctttcgtTTCCCCCTCACTTGCCAATCACCGTCGCCTTCGCCCACACGCGTTTCCAAGCGCTTCCCCTCCGTCCGAGCCCGACCCGGCGCGCTGCCGATCCACGCGCTATATAACCCGCGGCGTCCCCGCCCAGGGCCGCCAGGGCGCAAGACCAAACTACTACAACCTCATCGGCTCACCAATCTCGTCTCACAGTAGGATTGCGAGTGCTTCAACCCGCAGCTGGTTTCTTCATCCTGATTGGTTCGGATTCTTTGGTGCTCCGGTGATCAGCTAGCGGTTCTCTCGGCCACCATGGGCAACTACCTGTCGTGCACGCTGGCCAAGGCGCCGGGCGGGAGGTGCGCGAGGGTGATCCTCCCCGACGGCGGCGTGAGGCAGGTTTCGctcccggcgacggcggccgagcTGATGCTGGACGCGCCGGGCCACTTCCTCGtcgacgcgcgcgccgcgcgcgtcgGGGCGCGCCTGGCCGCGCTGCCGGCCGACGAGGAGCTGGAGCTCGGCGGCGCGTACGCCGCGTTCCCGATGAAGCGCCTGGGCacgccgctggcggcggcggacgcggcgcgcctggccgccgcggccgccagggAGGCGCGCCGGTCGTCCGCCAAGGTGTCGTCGGaccacgccgccgtcgcggcgccgccaccgcccgcagcggaggtggccgcggccgcggaggaggcgccGAGGATGCGGCTCGAGCAGATGGTggtggacgacgacgcggcggccgcggagctcGGCGCGCTGAAGCACCGGCTCAGCAATGCGCGGTCGAGGAGGCCGACGCTGGAGACCATACACGAGGAGAATTACCTGTCGTCGAGAGCCTGAGACGTGCCTGGCGATCGGCGGAGCTTTTTTGATATGTGATTTAAGCACATGCTTCTCTTTTCAGCTTCattttttgagcattcggttgaAGACTTGAAGTGTTGAACTCAAGTTCCAAAAGATATGTAATGTGAAGCAAGTAAATTGTACAGCCCACGTTTTTTGTGAATAGAGAAAATACATATACTAGGTCAGACTTTTCAGTTGTTTATCTGTGGTCTCTTGTGCAGTTGTCTATCATTCCACATTCTCCAGTTTAGCGTGGGATGATCAGTTGAATGAGCAAAAGTCTTCAGGAGAAGAGGAGATTGGTTCCACACTTTGTACCGTTCAAATTGGGCGTCACAAGTTGTTGCACCTATTACAACAAGCCTAAACTTGATACCTTTCTTGCTTAGTAACACTGAACGGCGAACGAACAATGTCACTTTGATAACTACAAACTTTTGTAGTGATATTTATATAACTTTTTTCAACAGTAATAGAAGCAATCGGGGTACTTCTACTTAACTTTTTCAGAAATAATTATTATTCATATATAAGTGTTGCTTACACAAATAGCGTTTTATGCTATTTATGCATttatttttccttaaaaagactTTACCAATCAATACCTCCTATGAGCACCAAAGGTAAACATTTATGTTAAATTTGCAAGTAGATtcgtcttgattttttttcataacaTTATAAATTACATGTTATAGTAAGTGTGTTATAATAAAACGTAATTAGTTGAAGTTGTATTTTATAGACCTCCAATTACCGAAACCAAATCCTTTTAAGTTTCACTATTTCGGAACCGGAGAGCGCAGTCCATAGACAAACATGGCAATATAAATGGGATAGATTTTAGAGGCGCGTGGATAATATGTTAATATTATACGGTCGGTCAGGACATACAATGATACAAATAAAGAAAAGCTTGTAATAATGATATCAAACGTTGCTTACAAGCGTAATCAGAGAAAGACGTTCAAAAGATGATGTATATCCCAGATATAAGTTAATTAAGTTAGTCCAAAATCAAATCTTTTAAATTTTGTCCATTTGTTTGGACTATAAACTTGGTGTTAATTTATTCATAATAAAACATGCATGCATTTCCTCAAAAAGAAACACGCATCCTAGGTCTTTCTATTCGAGAGAATATATTTACATAGacagtacttcctccgtcccaaattatatgtcgttttggcttttctagatgcatagatattattatgcatatagaaTATATCTACGTGCATAACAAAGtatataaatctagaaaaactaaaacgacttataatttggaacggcgGGAGTATTAATCAAAGTGTCATACAAAGACCGTACTAATCTTAATGGTCATATTCATGATCGGATGGAGCACAATATTAGACCACCTTACAGAGAAGAGACCGGCGTTATTCGGTAGTATAAGCTTACCTAGAAGCAGGTGATCTTCGGATTCAGACAACGCACCGAAACGGAGTAACAGAGGGATCGGTCGCTGTCAGTGTCAGGTTCCATTGGCATCAGGTGTGGTTTGAACCGGGATCTTGTTTGCGCAGAAAGATACCATGATGTCCCTCAAAACAGGGTAAAGTGGGGGAGTAGTAGACCGACGGGTGAAAGCAAGGTAGGCTGGCCTAACTGGGAGTACTACTACTTACTCGATGAAGAAAGCAAACCCAAAATCTGCCAGCAGAGGAAAGCGTCGTTCGTAAGGCGAAGGAAAGCATTCTTGCCAGCGAGAAATTAGCCCGTTAAAAATTCGTGACCCTTCCCTGAATTTTGCCGcgaatgcaaaaaaaaagaagtcgtCGAACAGGACGCGCTCTCTGCGTGTTCAGTCGCTCCCGGTCTACGCCGTCGTCGCTACAATGGTGGCGGTAAACGTAGTACACACACGTGGCATGACGCCGATATGGAGCCCCGTCACCTGGTCCTATACGGCTGACTGGCTGAGAGGCAGCCAGGCAGGCAGGAGACGTGGCGTGAGCGCGCATGCCGCTGGCGCGGACCGACACGGTGGAATCGTCTACGTGCGCGCGTAGCGGAGTACGTGCCCGCACGAGCAGCTCGGTCTCGGCACGGCACACATGTATGGTTGACTCGTCGAGATGGTAAATACTACTAGCGTGCACCGCGTCGGAAGAGTCCGAACGCGCGCGGGCGCGACACGGTTAGGCCGAAGCGAGAAGAGCACGAAACTCGCAAGGTCAGGTGCTCGAGCCGAGTTTTTGTCACGCCGACACGCCCCGCCCGTGCGTTCCACTCTCCCGCGGCGACCCGGCTTCGGCGAGGCCCGATGAACGTGGCACCCGCAAACATGCCGAGGCCATGCGACGACCCCCGTGGGGAGATGCAGCTTGCGAGGTGCCGACGCTTTGGCGGGGCCGGACGGCCGGGGGATGCACTCATGCACCATCCTCTCCACAGTTCCGCCGGCTCCCGTGACCCCGGCGCGCGATGGCGCAGGAGCGCagccccctctcctcctcccgctgGGCCGCTGGGGTAGCCTGGGATGCTGCTGGCCTATGCGGCGAGCCAGAGGGGCCTGCCTGGTGGGATTGCGTCGTGAACGAGCCGCGGCTTTGCTGTGTTTCGTCTGGGCCGGTCGGTGGCCCGGTAGCGGCGGTAAAAGAAGCGCCGTCCCCACACTTCAGGATGACGGCCCAGTGAATTAAGTACCCACAAACGTTgcgcaatttttttttaaaaaaaacgttGGGCAAATAAGCGACCCCAGATGTTGTCCTCGTCGGGGGGCAACTATCGCCCGACGTTATCACATTCGCCTAAAGAAAAGCAGACCATGCTGCAGATCAATCAAGAAAAAGGTCGGTCAAGGTCATCCGTCTCAATGGGGAAACAGGGGATCAGGAAAGAAACATACTGAATCGGGGCACCGCAGATGGCCAGATGCACACGAGACAGCGCGTAATGGCGAACACGTCCGTCACCATTGGTGGAAATCATCAAATCAAAAGGGATCGAGGGAAGTCCCCACTATGTCGGACGATTGGTGGTCTATGACGTGTCGAGATGCGGTGCCGCCGTCCCCTGTTCTGAGCGCACTTGGCTCGAGCTCGCGCGCACACGTCGGACACCACCGGTGCGGCCTTTTGTGTCACCCTAGCTGGGGcacccagcagcagcagtgggCAACTGACCATGAGCTCGCATGCAGATCCACGACCTTCCTGAAAGGCTGAAACGGGCAAGTGGAAAGCACCAGAGGAGAGGCCAGTCTTCGCGGCACGCACAGTTGAATTGACACGACCGCACGCCTGCGCTGCACGGCCAGCAGCAGCCCAGCACCATCAAAGGGTTTCCTGCAAAAGGTGCCCGTGGGGTTTGCTAGTTCCCCTGCACCCCCGCCCGCCCTTATCCACATCCCGGGAGGACGGTGAGAGATCCTTCACCTCCATGCATACCCGTACTCTACGCGTTAGCCCTTGCAGTAGTACTGTGTGTGGACGTACTATATGACGCCCGACACGTTTGCGCTAAAATACGGGGGCGAGTAGTTCGTGCTTACTCATCAGTCGGGTCTGCAGAGTCCAATTATCAAAAGCACTGTGAACTCCCCGTCCCTACGACAGAGAAAAATGCGAGATGGAAGTGCAGGAGGACGAAACTGGGGTTAAAGCACTGTGAACTCCCCGGTCGCCCTTGGACCTTCTTGTTTGATTGTTTGGCTCGTGACGTGATCGTCTGGTGGTGCATGAAGCATGAATAATGAATTCGATCGTGTTTCCCTCGTGCGCAATATGAAAAACAGATGAAGAGTGACCGACGACGTTTCTTGCATTGGCACTCCCTCTGGCATTAGGGTAGCAAGTTCGATCACCATCC harbors:
- the LOC117847797 gene encoding uncharacterized protein codes for the protein MGNYLSCTLAKAPGGRCARVILPDGGVRQVSLPATAAELMLDAPGHFLVDARAARVGARLAALPADEELELGGAYAAFPMKRLGTPLAAADAARLAAAAAREARRSSAKVSSDHAAVAAPPPPAAEVAAAAEEAPRMRLEQMVVDDDAAAAELGALKHRLSNARSRRPTLETIHEENYLSSRA